A single region of the Salicibibacter cibi genome encodes:
- a CDS encoding peptidoglycan-binding protein, with protein MWKTQTPKWVKNYGLSTMVAGFVFLALPIATDASDFGDEMLTEGIEDTHVEELQNLLIEEDQLEESSADGVYNNATTEAVKSFQEENDLLADGLAGPQTLGALKVLEEGDESALVENLQETLEESGHYNGNTDGDFDEETHEAVKNFQESAGISVDGLAGPKTFGALYYETEAIEEELEPESELETGTEEEIEEPQEESSEEGTAEETTEETTEAENEETSTETTEETTSTDNESSSENPEGTTYQMEATAYTAECNGCSGITATGKDLRNDRNANVVAVDPNVIPLGSTVHVEGYGEAIAADTGGAINGEKIDLHVPTQEEATSFGRQNVEVTVLD; from the coding sequence ATGTGGAAAACGCAAACCCCTAAATGGGTAAAAAATTACGGTTTGTCTACGATGGTTGCCGGATTTGTTTTCCTGGCTTTGCCGATTGCCACCGATGCCAGTGATTTTGGGGACGAAATGTTAACAGAAGGAATAGAAGATACCCACGTCGAAGAGCTTCAAAACTTACTTATAGAGGAAGACCAATTAGAAGAATCTTCAGCAGACGGTGTTTACAATAATGCAACTACCGAAGCGGTCAAATCTTTTCAAGAAGAAAATGACTTGCTTGCCGATGGTCTTGCCGGCCCACAAACCCTCGGTGCATTGAAAGTGCTTGAAGAGGGCGATGAAAGTGCACTCGTAGAGAATCTGCAAGAAACATTGGAAGAATCCGGCCATTATAACGGAAATACAGACGGTGATTTTGATGAAGAAACACACGAAGCCGTTAAAAACTTCCAGGAATCTGCCGGCATTTCTGTAGACGGCCTTGCAGGTCCAAAAACATTCGGAGCTCTTTATTATGAAACAGAAGCTATAGAGGAAGAACTTGAGCCTGAGTCTGAACTTGAAACAGGAACAGAAGAAGAAATAGAAGAACCGCAGGAAGAAAGTAGCGAAGAAGGAACGGCGGAAGAAACAACAGAGGAAACGACGGAAGCGGAAAACGAAGAAACAAGTACTGAAACAACGGAAGAAACAACATCCACCGACAACGAATCTTCTTCCGAAAACCCTGAAGGAACAACGTATCAAATGGAAGCAACAGCCTACACTGCAGAATGTAACGGTTGCTCCGGCATCACGGCAACCGGCAAGGATCTTCGTAACGATCGAAACGCAAACGTCGTAGCTGTTGACCCTAATGTTATACCTCTCGGCTCCACCGTCCATGTCGAAGGCTATGGCGAAGCCATTGCGGCGGATACCGGCGGTGCGATCAATGGGGAAAAAATTGACCTCCATGTTCCTACTCAAGAAGAAGCTACGAGCTTCGGCCGACAGAACGTGGAAGTAACGGTTCTGGATTAA